CTTGAAtttctccttcttttttttttagcagcagTTAAAAAGCTATGAATCATATCTCGCGAGAatgaaaatactgtatatcacaTAACTCTGGAGCTTTGGTGGACCTGATTACTAAATACAACGCACAAGCATATTCTTCTTGTTTCATTATCAGCACCATTATCTTCTTACTCATCATCAGCACTGTCTTTTATTGCACGTGGTCAGATTACAGACGGGAAGATTTACAAGGGCAAGTTAGGCCTTAAAGTTTACAGTCTAGCTGTAAGTTGGTTTTAacagttttaattttaaaaacacTGTACATAATTTTGAATAGGATTACTTATTGACATCTGTGAGACATTTGATTGCTTTATGCACAACAACATAGAAAATCACAGGAAGTCCCAAACTGTGACCCTGTGTCGAGTTGAGTGAgcgaagttttttttaatgcgttaaactgtcatttttttaaggGGCCGTGATTTTCTCCATCATTgactgtgttttctgacagcaCCCAATTTTCAGCACCTTGGTCCATCAGACCTTTACAGTAGCCTATGTGAAGGATCCAGGCTGCACTGCGCCAATAAGAGGCCACTTCTTTTAGGCACAAAGCCTCCATTCATTTGACTTTGCTTTGTGTCTCTGGGACACATGACCCAATCTGACCATCCGGTAGGCCTACTCCTGTGAGTAAACTCCGTCTGGTTTCTGGCTCGCCAATGATCACTGTCTAAGCTGTTAGGCTATTATCATAATTTCGTGATGTGATTTAATTGAATTTAGTGGCGAAGCGCAGTTTTCTAGAAATGCTTTTTGAcgcaaaataataaacaatacacTGCAACATTGGCAACTTTGCTGTGTATTATAGCCTAATCTGTTATATTCTGCATTCGTCCGCAAGGTTTTGTgaatatgtgtgtattttcaaagTTGTGACAGGTTCAATATCCAAACTTCAAGGTTTTGGGACACAAGCAGCAAAGGCTTTTTCTGCAGCTGTGACAACATCTGGCCAACATCTCCATATGAGTGTAATTTACTCAACAACATACCCATCAAGAACCTCAACCCTTTGATCTGATGCTGCCTGCGggcctaaatatagcctatatacaAGCTTTATGCAAACCTAGAGAGAGGCGCTTCTTCGCTCCAAAGTCTTTACTTCCACAAGATGTCGCCACCAGCAAGACCGTGAAACGGTCCCAAACTATTTTCGCACAAAGACCCTGAAAGTTAAAATGAAGTGAAATCACTCATCCATAGTGGATTGATTATTGGTGAAAGCTGGTACTCATCTACAATATTAGCGGCTGTTGAGTTACAGCCTCCTCCTCGTTGTGTGAGGTCATTGTGTGTTGCATCATCCCGCCACTAGATGCAGCTCGAACACAGAAATAAGATTAGCTGCTGGTGTAGCACAGTCAGTAATAAAAACTCgtgatttgtttatttttggatAAAGGTCGGTCAAATTAGACTcaatttgatattttttacTTAATTGTTGTATTTCAGTTTTGCTATTTTCCTGTATAAATGTAGACTATAAAATGCGAAGTATACTGAGCCCTtgagtaaaaataaaacaataaaccgCTGACAGCTTCTTAGAAGTGGATGAATTATTGTGCATGAAGGCGCACTGATGTTAACAGATGGCTGAAGGTTTTCAAACTGAGTGTCTCTTTAGAGAGCAAAGACAAAGACCTGCAGACTCCAGCAGTCTCCCCAACAACTGGATCAGTCCTAattagggagagagagaaagagagagagagagagagagagagagagagagagagagagagagagagagagagagagagagagagagagagagagagaatcccGTGAAGCTAGTCACAGTGTGCGTCGCAGCAGAGCGTGTAGTAGCCTACTCTCGATAACTAACAGACTTTCTAGCCATGCACTGCCGTCCACTTCAGTCTGAATTTGTATCTTCATGTGGATGAGATGTTGccaaatgtgattattttgatgAGCATCCTGGGTCTTCAGTTACAGCACTGTGCGGCTGATCTGTGCAACTGGACTGGAAGGTAAGCAAATTCTCTCAATTCTGcaatattattgtattttgaagaGGGAAAAAGAGGGACATAACATATTGAAGGCCAAACTGGCCTTTTGAAAGACAACGCTAATTTGTTAACTTATGCTTTATAGATCTGTTAAAAGCCATTAATAACAAGAACAACTTTTGGCTTACTCGGTGTTGTGAAAACGTCCAGAAAGTATCTGCATACAATCTGAACATTAACTGCAGACTTGATGATAAAAAAACTTGTGTAATTGACTTATTAACATCTAGCCTATAACTGCAGAGTGGATGCTTATTAGATAGTAATAAACATataagtatttatttatgaaaTATTAGCATTTAAAGTTGCATTATTATCAAGAGAGGATAAACTCAATAAGGATAACGCCAATTGGATGTTTTGTTCGTTTTATAGTGGCTTTATAACTGATCTATAAAGCACATTGTTGAATTAGGCCTATGTGaatttctcgttttttttcccGCTCATCCAGCGGTTTTGCAGCTGGTGTGGACTCCAGGATTGTCCTCCAGGTGCAGTTGCGCTGTACAGAGGGCTCGGTGAGGTGGATATACCCTGGCCAGGCTCTCCGGGTGGTCCTGGAGCCCAATCTGTCCTCCTCCCAGAGCACCACTGTCTGCATCAAACCGTCTCCCTCTTTCCATGGAGCCAGCGTGTTCATTGAACGAGCCGGGGAGCTGGAGCTGCTGGTGACAGAGGACGGGCGGCCCGAGCAGCAGGTGTTCTGTTTCCGGGCAGATGGTCCGCACAGGCCCGCAATCTACCTCCAGTCCAGACCGCAGAGTGATGGACCCTGGAGCAGACGCACGATGGGCTTCAGATATGAGCTGCTGGGCAACAGGACTGCTGCACCCAACGTGGGCCACAGCGGGCTTCAGGGTGAGTAAACCCTCTCTAATTTTGCATTATGATGATCAATCTGAAAAATATGCATTTATACATTTGGACCCTTATAAAAGGTTTTGTAGAATGTGTAACAAATGGCattattaatttaataaatcattaaCTAAAGCTTCATAGGTCAGTTATAAACCATTTAATGAGGCCAACCCctgggttgccaggttgtaaAAAAGAATTTTTTCACAACCTATTAACCCATAATATGCTCTTATTAGTGGTTTATAACTGTTTTATTAAGCATTAGCACATGCAATTAAGCCATTAGTTACAATTAATAAACCCTTTATAAATGGTACctattgtgtgaatgctgattcacacaatatgacatactatactatgactttcttttatcattttttttctacatactatattgacttttttaatcactttttctacTATTCAGTGtaacggtggctcagtggttagcagtGTTGCTACTAGCACCAACAAGTAGGCACTCCACACTTTAACCCTTGGATCGATTTCCAGTCAGGGCTTAGactttttgtgtggagtttgcatgttcgtcactttattcgacatactatagtatgactttttttcaatatactatactatgttttatttcacattttttgacatactatactatgactattttttatcacttttgtcgacatactataattgactttttatgactttttttttaaacatactatacaattactttttaatgacttatttcaacatactatctactatgactatttttgacatactataccatgacttttatatcacgtttttttgacatactatactatgactttttttgacatactttaatatgacttttttatcactttatttgacaAACTACAGTATGACTATTTCtctcagactatactatgactttttatcacttttttcgacgtactatactatgactatttttgccacactatactatgatttttttgatatactatacaatgactttttatgacttttttcaacatactatactatgacttttttatcactctcttcatatactatacaattatttttttatgacttttatctacatactatactatgacttatttattactttttttcgacatactattcaatgacctttcatcacttttttttgacatactaaaccaTGACTATTTTTCTCAGACTATCctatgattttttatcacttttttcgactttttatAGCTTTTTCTTAATTCATTGTCATGATGGCTCAGTGGTCAGCAATGCTGCGAATTGCACAAGCAAGTAGGCACTGTAGATGTTGACCCTTGGATCGATTCCCAGTCAGGACTTGAcctttttgtgtggagtttgcatgtttttccagactttctttggcaaaccatacaattacttttttttaatcactttttcgacatactatactatgactttttatcacttttttcgacttactatactatgactttttataactttttctttattcattgtcATGGTGGCTCAGTGGTCAGCAATGCTGCAAATAGCACCAGCAAGTAGGCACTGTAGATGTTGACCCTTGGATCAATTCCCAGTCAGGACTTGGCATTTTTGTGTGGAGTTTATGTttttccagactttctttgacaaaccatacaatgactttttatgacttttatcgacatactatactatgactttttataactttttctgacatactatactattactttttatcacattttttcgacatactacactatgatttttttcgacatattaaactatgactttttattatatactatactatgactttttgttactttaaagactttttattactttaatgacttttttcgacataccatacaatTACTTTGTTTtagacatatactatgacttttataccCTTTTTTTCGATAAACTATAACATtactttttaccactttttttgacatacctataatatgacttttggacatgctatactatgacttttctttaaaaaaaaatctattccccttttttaataaattgatggtattattcaacatttcaattaaattcatactaattaaaaccattcccacttttccaacttttctcactacttcaccttcttcttacgcaattatgccagcaatccagtttagatttagcaatttagcttttcagcattcacaaacattttctgcaggaaatgcattttctagttagaaATTGGCACcaaaaattcaaataaaatcTTAAAGCCTTCTATTGCATTAACTGTTGTGGAGTGTGATAGACTGGCCAGTCCTAATTCCTTGGAGAAATAGTGGTTATTTAATTATAGACCCCAATCCTGCTGACTGGAGCATGCAGCTGctggtcagtgtgtgttttgtctggtTTCCATCGGCGGGACAAAGCAGCGAGGACAGAGCAGACCACAGAGCAGCTGAAGGGCACCAGGCCAAGGGGCATGAATCGAGACCGTAAATACTTTGCAGATTCCAGAAATGCCTTTTTATTGTCTCTTTATTAGCATTTATCCATGTGTGCGGGCCTGTCCCAATGTGGTGATGTCATTTTGTCCATAATAGACAGCTACTGGTTTATCTTTTCTGCATTGCCAGTCTTGCAGAAGTGTTTAACTCCTGCAGTCTCCTGCATTGGCACAGGGTCATTCAATTAGGTGGACACAATAGGAGTCAAACACGGGGTCAGGACTTGTGAGTTTTTTTGATTGAGAGGCGGCGTGGTGGGCAGAGCAGAAACACAGGAGCCGCATTCCTTCATCGAACCCCTGGTTTCTTTAATCTTTGATGTGAGGAGGGAGATGAATGAAGCCGGTATGTGTGTCAGATTTTATGCCGGGGAGTGAAAGGGAGGAGAATTGACACCCAGCTATCAATCATAGTCAGTCATAGAGCTATGCTGAGTTATGCATGGTTTGGGAGAAGGTTGACAGATTTGATGCAGGTTTTCATCATCTTAACTGTCATTTTCTGTTCTGATTTTCTCTACTCACAGCTTCATGCCGACCCTGCAATGACACAGAACTCCTCATGGCTATCTGCAACAGTGACTTTGGTGGGTACATAATATTTCTTATTGTACAAACCCAAGATCTGTTACTTACTGTACTatacagacacactgacagagCCCCATTAAAGTCATACTAAGATATATTGGAGATATAAACAATGTAAGGTATAGTAGCCAAAGTGTAACCCCCCTCCCCTGAAGAATATGAATGTGATTTGCGTGATATAATGGCGGATGCATGGCATAAAGTATATTGGCATAAATGAGAGTGAAGTCtgaaaaactgaacattaaatCTCATTTGTTGAATGTAATTTAACACACTCATTCAATTATTGTACATAGTATAAACATGCATGTACTTACTTGCATGTACCACTTTATGCAACATGtttatgcaactttatacttctactcctctACATTTATTTAGGTAGTATCAaaatattgtacgttttacACTCACTAGTTTATCCACagattttatgtaaaaaaaacctgagatcactttataaaatatgatttaGTGTCATACAATATAGCAATACCAATACAATATAAAGTACATCAAATTAGCTCCACAAGTTGCTACAACACTAAAATGTTGCTTACATGTTAATGTTGAATGGACACAcacttttatactttatacacacTTTTAAAAGCTGTTCTTATGGTCTGGTGTGTGCTCAAAAAGCAGCAGCTCAACTGACAGTGCAGAGGAGGTCAAACAGATGTcaggaggagctgcagaaaAGGAGAGACCTGTGCTTTAGAGCAGAAGTAATCTGTCCACTGGGCTTCATTTACGTGCCTCAATCTCACAAACCTGCCATGCTCGTTTAAAGATAAGGGATAGTTGAGCAGCTAAGGTGTAAAtggagaaaaacaaagacagaaaagaaaaaataacatgtAGGAAACTACTAAGATTTCTACATCCAAAGCACACTGGTTTTTCACAAATGTTTCACTTTATTTCCTCAGTGCATGGAGTGTATAAACATGGTCTTCCTCTTTGTTC
This window of the Sander lucioperca isolate FBNREF2018 chromosome 21, SLUC_FBN_1.2, whole genome shotgun sequence genome carries:
- the LOC116059750 gene encoding meteorin-like protein → MLPNVIILMSILGLQLQHCAADLCNWTGSGFAAGVDSRIVLQVQLRCTEGSVRWIYPGQALRVVLEPNLSSSQSTTVCIKPSPSFHGASVFIERAGELELLVTEDGRPEQQVFCFRADGPHRPAIYLQSRPQSDGPWSRRTMGFRYELLGNRTAAPNVGHSGLQASCRPCNDTELLMAICNSDFVVRGLIKKVSHDSERQTSLVEVSAARVYWQRSGVFEQQAAASGSPRSVPSWRGHIHTLLQCHVKPGDGEFLFTGSEHFGEAWLGCAPRYKDFLFVYQTAWAARRNSCDFPLV